In one window of Helianthus annuus cultivar XRQ/B chromosome 17, HanXRQr2.0-SUNRISE, whole genome shotgun sequence DNA:
- the LOC110924729 gene encoding WEB family protein At1g12150-like codes for MFNFQIRVRPNVSPTPSPGVSTSATGSPNATVGEIDTRAPFQSVKAAAALFGEGSPRSRKPFTGRTGGEERVLEKETQLHWTLKELDKYKELLKSAESTKAQARLDLEKANKSLQELTNKLEMISEGKHAAIETTEAAKARAQELELLKSSQTQVVNDGWKEDVDNEQNQYKTSANELISIKQELTSLKQDFDAALEAKLAAFQQAADAQHAAKVNHKKMVELSKEVEEMRETLHRVEVASEKAHEEHLKLMEEKEARVESKKKAKEDLDLKIQSLKEEHKLSELRNLGQKLEETTEMIKVLEEQLREVRVADMETLDKAKLEVDEAKKRLEEIKQEKSSVQTMVERLTQELDKVKRDITLLRGDDLKREQQQVELDKIKQEIEEANSELTKATKSINELEVKIKETMAVAENARKEEAEVKEQAETLNRQAEHSETGNKEAEEKLEAALKELEKAKAAEELANEQIRKRTSKNAGSATDDKIRLTAQEYEALNKKGEEAERAADAKVATAMSQVETIKKKERLTLQKLERSMEETKDIEAELAEALKMAEMADAAKEAIESELRIWKNVS; via the exons ATGTTTAATTTTCAAATAAGAGTGCGCCCAAATGTTTCTCCGACTCCTTCTCCTGGCGTATCAACCTCCGCAACAGGTTCACCAAATGCAACCGTTGGTGAGATCGATACTCGGGCACCCTTCCAATCTGTCAAAGCAGCTGCTGCTTTATTTGGAGAAGGATCACCAAGATCAAGAAAACCTTTTACTGGAAGAACCGGTGGCGAAGAG AGGGTGTTGGAGAAGGAGACACAACTACATTGGACATTGAAGGAGCTTGACAAGTATAAAGAACTTCTAAAAAGTGCAGAGAGTACAAAAGCACAAGCGCGCCTTGACCTTGAAAAGGCGAATAAGTCGTTGCAGGAGCTAACTAACAAGCTAGAGATGATAAGTGAAGGGAAGCACGCGGCAATTGAGACTACTGAGGCTGCAAAGGCACGAGCTCAAGAACTCGAGTTGctaaaatcgagccaaacccaAGTAGTTAATGACGGATGGAAAGAAGATGTTGATAATGAACAAAATCAGTATAAAACATCGGCTAATGAACTTATTTCAATCAAGCAAGAACTTACTAGCCTCAAACAAGATTTTGATGCTGCTTTAGAAGCTAAGTTGGCTGCTTTTCAACAGGCTGCAGATGCACAACATGCTGCAAAAGTAAACCATAAGAAAATGGTTGAACTGTCGAAAGAAGTTGAGGAAATGCGCGAAACCCTTCATCGCGTTGAAGTTGCTTCTGAAAAAGCACACGAAGAACATCTCAAGCTTATGGAAGAAAAAGAAGCACGCGTAGAGTCAAAAAAGAAAGCCAAAGAAGATTTAGATTTGAAAATTCAGTCTTTGAAAGAAGAACATAAACTTTCAGAACTTAGGAATTTAGGACAAAAGCTAGAAGAGACAACCGAAATGATTAAAGTTTTAGAAGAACAGTTACGCGAGGTTCGTGTTGCAGATATGGAAACTTTAGATAAAGCTAAGTTAGAGGTAGATGAAGCGAAAAAACGACTtgaagagattaaacaagaaaagtCATCGGTTCAAACGATGGTGGAAAGATTAACACAGGAACTCGATAAAGTAAAGCGGGACATTACTTTGTTGAGGGGAGACGACTTAAAACGCGAGCAACAACAAGTCGAATTAGACAAAATTAAACAGGAAATTGAAGAGGCTAATTCCGAATTAACAAAAGCGACAAAGAGTATAAATGAACTAGAGGTAAAGATAAAAGAAACAATGGCTGTAGCTGAAAATGCGAGAAAAGAAGAAGCAGAAGTTAAAGAACAAGCAGAAACACTTAACAGACAAGCTGAACATTCTGAGACCGGGAACAAAGAAGCCGAAGAAAAGCTGGAGGCTGCTCTTAAAGAGCTTGAGAAAGCAAAAGCTGCAGAGGAGCTCGCGAATGAGCAAATACGTAAAAGAACTTCAAAGAATGCAGGTTCCGCCACGGATGATAAGATCAGGCTGACAGCTCAAGAGTATGAAGCTTTGAACAAGAAAGGCGAGGAAGCAGAACGAGCAGCTGATGCTAAAGTGGCAACTGCAATGTCACAGGTGGAAACAATTAAGAAAAAAGAGAGACTGACACTTCAGAAACTGGAGAGGAGCATGGAAGAAACTAAGGATATTGAGGCTGAACTTGCTGAAGCTTTAAAGATGGCGGAAATGGCTGATGCAGCAAAGGAGGCGATAGAAAGTGAACTCAGGATATGGAAAAACGTGAGTTGA